Below is a genomic region from Mesorhizobium sp. NZP2298.
AAGGATGGCAGGCGTATGCGCCGAAAGCATCGAGACCAGGATCAGCGGCACGCCGTCGATGTCGGTGGCGACACCGACCCGGCTTGCCAGCGGCGACCCGGTCTGCACCTCCAGCACCGCCAGTGCGCCGAAGCGGGCACTGCGCAGAAGTGTTTTCGCCAATCGGATTGCCTCGGCGTCGGTGTCGCGGATCACATCCTTCTTTCGGTCGTCCAAGGTTCTCGCCCTGCTAAGTTGATTTTTCTATTCCACTTATCAGACGATGATGCCGCTCTTGGCAAGCGTTCCATGCATGTCGCCATTCTAAAACCGCCCGGCACCCGCGACTCGAGGCCGTGGGCAGGCTCTTGGGCGACATGCATTACCTCGGCGCCATGCGGATGGCGCCGTCGAGGCGGATGGTTTCGCCGTTCAGCATCTGGTTTTCTATGATGTGCATGGCAAGGGCGGCATATTCGGATGGTTCGCCGAGGCGGGACGGGAAAGGCACGGCGGCGCCCAGGGAGTCCTGCACGTCCTGCGGCATGCCGGCCATCATCGGGGTCTTGAAGATGCCGGGCGCGATGGTGCAGACCCGAATGCCGGAACGGGCAAGGTCGCGCGCCACCGGCAGTGTCATGCCGACCACGCCGCCCTTTGAGGCGGAGTACGCGGCCTGGCCGATCTGGCCGTCATAGGCGGCGACCGAAGCGGTGTTGACGATGACGCCACGCTCGCCACCCTGCAGCGGCTCGAGCCTGGCGGCGCGGTCGGCGACGAGGCGGATCATGTTGAAGGTGCCGATCAGGTTGACCTCGATCACCTTGCGGTATTGGTCGAGCGGATGGGGCCCATCCTTGCCGATCGTCTTCACGCCAATGGCGATGCCGGCGCAATTGACCAGGATGCGCGGCTCGCCCAGCTTGCTTGCCGTCTCGGCGACGGCTGAGGCGCCACTGTCGGCGCTGCTGACGTCGCATTGCACGGCAATGCCGGCGATGTCGGCCGCGACCTTGGCGGCGCGATCGATGCCGACGTCGAAGATGGCGACGCGAGCGCCCTTGGCGGCAAGCGCACGCGCCGTTGCCTCGCCAAGGCCGGAGCCGCCACCGGTCACGATCGCGATCTGGCCGTTCGGATTCATGGCGTCATCCTTTCCTAAAAGCGGTTCAATTCCCGTGGGAAACCGTTTCACATTTTTCCTGGAATTGCTCCAGGAGGACACGACGGATCAGGCCTAGATCGAGGGGCCAGGTCAAGCCATCGCCTAGACGTGCTCGGCGACCCTGGCCTGGCTGGCATGACCGACCTCGCCCGTGAGCCTGGCAACCGCGCCCGGCGTGATCTCGTGCGACAAAAGGCGGTCGAGGTCGACGGGACGCGGCATCGAGATCTGGCCGCGCGGGATGCGCTTGAAGCCGAGCGGCCCGTAATAGGGTTCGTCGCCGACCAGTATGACGGCCGGTGCCCCGGACTTTGCGGCGGCCTCCAGTGCGATCGCCACCAGCCGGCGGCCGATGCCGAGATTCTTGAAGGCCGGCCGCACGGCAAGCGGCCCGAGCATCAGCGCGCGGCCGGCACCGGCGGCAATGCGGGTCATGCGCACCGAGGCGACGACGATATCGCCGTCGACCGCGACGAAGGACAACCCACGCTCGTGGCCGCCGGCTTCGCGGATCTTGTAGGCGGCAAGCACGAAACGGCCAGGCCCGAAGGCCTCGTCATTGATGGCTTCGATTTCAGGGTCGTGCGCCGGAGTTTCCGGCAGGTATTTCACGTCGGCAAGGCTCATGGTCTTTGCGTTCCGGTAGAGGAGGAAAGGTTGCTGCGAACGGCAGCATTCGCCAGTCAGCGCTTCAAGCGCGGGCGCCCTTTCGTCGTCGGTCAAACCGGATCAAAGCAAAGTCGAACATGCGGAGTGTCCGCTAGCATCAATTTTCGGCCGCCGCAATCGGCGCCTTCGCTGGCCCTATCGATTGACAATCTGTTCAGCCCTGAATGATTTCCGGCCTGCCGCATCGCGCTCTACATGAGGTGGAAACGCGAAAGGACATCCCATGGGATTGCTGGTCGACGGCAAATGGCAGGACCGCTGGTACGGCACCAAGGAAAGCGGCGGCAAGTTCGTGCGGCCGCAATCGCAATGGCGCGACTGGATCACGCGCGACGGAACGCCCGCCGGAGACCGCGGCCGCGGTTTCAAGGCCGAGCCCGGCCGTTATCACCTGTATGTCTCGCTCGCCTGTCCGTGGGCGCACCGGACGCTGATCTTTCGCGCGCTGAAGAAGCTCGAGGGGATTATCTCGGTCTCGGTTGTGCATCATTTCATGGGCGCGAATGGCTGGACGTTTCTCGCCGAAGACGGAGCCACCGGCGACACGCTCTACGGCCTCGATTTCCTGCACGAGATCTATACCAAGGCGGATCCAGCCTATTCGGGCCGGGTGACGGTGCCGGTGCTGTGGGACAAAAAGGAGCAGACCATCGTCTCCAATGAGTCTTCCGAAATCATCCGGATGCTCAACTCAGCCTTCGACGAATGGGGTGACGCCAGCCTCGATTTCTATCCTGAAGCGTTGCGGGGCGAGATCGATGCGATCAACGCGCTGGTCTATCCCGCCATCAACAACGGTGTCTACCGCGCGGGCTTCGCCACCACGCAGGCGGCCTACGAGGAAGCCTTCGGCGAGCTGTTCTCGGCGCTCGACACTCTGGAGGATCGCCTTTCCAGGCAACGCTATCTGGT
It encodes:
- a CDS encoding 3-hydroxyacyl-CoA dehydrogenase, translating into MNPNGQIAIVTGGGSGLGEATARALAAKGARVAIFDVGIDRAAKVAADIAGIAVQCDVSSADSGASAVAETASKLGEPRILVNCAGIAIGVKTIGKDGPHPLDQYRKVIEVNLIGTFNMIRLVADRAARLEPLQGGERGVIVNTASVAAYDGQIGQAAYSASKGGVVGMTLPVARDLARSGIRVCTIAPGIFKTPMMAGMPQDVQDSLGAAVPFPSRLGEPSEYAALAMHIIENQMLNGETIRLDGAIRMAPR
- a CDS encoding GNAT family N-acetyltransferase — protein: MSLADVKYLPETPAHDPEIEAINDEAFGPGRFVLAAYKIREAGGHERGLSFVAVDGDIVVASVRMTRIAAGAGRALMLGPLAVRPAFKNLGIGRRLVAIALEAAAKSGAPAVILVGDEPYYGPLGFKRIPRGQISMPRPVDLDRLLSHEITPGAVARLTGEVGHASQARVAEHV
- a CDS encoding glutathione S-transferase family protein — its product is MGLLVDGKWQDRWYGTKESGGKFVRPQSQWRDWITRDGTPAGDRGRGFKAEPGRYHLYVSLACPWAHRTLIFRALKKLEGIISVSVVHHFMGANGWTFLAEDGATGDTLYGLDFLHEIYTKADPAYSGRVTVPVLWDKKEQTIVSNESSEIIRMLNSAFDEWGDASLDFYPEALRGEIDAINALVYPAINNGVYRAGFATTQAAYEEAFGELFSALDTLEDRLSRQRYLVGDRITEADWRLFTTLVRFDPVYVGHFKCNLRRIADYPNLSNYLRDLYQVPGVAGTVNLHHIKAHYYGSHETINPTRIVPVGPELDYAAPHDRARFGELA